One Candidatus Methanomethylophilaceae archaeon DNA segment encodes these proteins:
- a CDS encoding 50S ribosomal protein L3 translates to MPQRRRPKRGSRAYGPRKRAQSQTPRLDSWPEISGTPKIQGFAGYKAGMTHALIVDSRAKSTTSGREVQVPVTVVEVPPMKIAAVRFYENSILGLKTAGEVWAKDLDPLLGRRLSVPKNHDEASFARYDGLDIEDVRVIAYTQPKMVSGVPKKVPDLMELRIGGGTIDDRVAYAKGILGTEVGFDNFVNEGTLIDVIAVTKGKGFQGVTKRWGVKLLSHRNSKHRRGIGNLGPKRPGYVRSTVPGSGQMGYHQRTEFNKKVIKVGEDGADVTPKGGFINYGEVRNAYVLVHGSVPGPTKRLIRFRDATRAPKKANMDAVDVTYISIESKQGA, encoded by the coding sequence ATGCCACAAAGAAGACGTCCTAAGAGAGGATCTAGGGCATACGGCCCTAGGAAGAGAGCACAGTCGCAGACCCCAAGGCTCGACTCGTGGCCCGAAATCTCGGGGACCCCCAAAATCCAGGGTTTCGCAGGATACAAAGCAGGAATGACCCACGCTCTCATAGTGGACAGCCGCGCTAAGAGCACCACTTCCGGAAGGGAGGTTCAGGTGCCCGTCACCGTCGTGGAAGTCCCCCCTATGAAGATCGCCGCGGTCAGGTTCTATGAGAACAGCATCCTCGGTCTGAAGACTGCCGGAGAGGTCTGGGCAAAGGACCTCGACCCGCTCCTGGGAAGGCGCCTCAGCGTGCCTAAGAACCACGACGAAGCATCCTTCGCCAGATATGACGGGCTTGACATCGAAGACGTCCGCGTCATCGCCTACACCCAGCCCAAGATGGTTTCCGGTGTGCCCAAAAAGGTGCCCGACCTCATGGAGCTCAGGATCGGCGGCGGAACCATCGATGACAGGGTCGCATACGCGAAAGGCATCCTCGGGACCGAAGTCGGATTCGACAACTTCGTCAACGAGGGAACCCTGATCGACGTTATCGCGGTCACCAAGGGAAAAGGATTCCAGGGAGTCACCAAACGCTGGGGAGTCAAGCTTCTGTCCCACAGGAACAGCAAGCACCGCCGCGGAATCGGAAACCTCGGTCCTAAGAGACCCGGATACGTAAGATCCACTGTGCCTGGATCCGGTCAGATGGGATACCACCAGAGGACCGAGTTCAACAAGAAAGTAATCAAAGTCGGAGAAGACGGAGCCGATGTCACCCCCAAGGGAGGTTTCATCAACTACGGGGAAGTCAGGAACGCCTACGTCCTCGTCCACGGATCCGTCCCTGGGCCCACCAAGAGGCTCATCAGGTTCAGAGACGCCACCAGGGCCCCCAAGAAGGCCAACATGGATGCCGTCGACGTCACCTACATCTCCATCGAGTCTAAGCAGGGGGCATGA
- a CDS encoding 50S ribosomal protein L4 — MATTNVYSTSGSVAGTVEVPAVFGTPYRPDIIKKAVLAAAANKRQPYGPAAGSGMRHSVSTWGKGRGVARVQRVHDGRKATESPNNVSGRRAHPPMPERDWSQKVNKKELGIARRSAVAATGCADCVRARGHKFDDAVTFPIVIDDALSDIKTTSEVVDLFDKIGIGYDLDRAKNGRKIRAGRGTMRNRKYRTPVSVLVVVKDDERASPIFKSAANIPGVTIEEVKTLNTSILAPGGAAGRLTVYTKSAFDVLGGWTE; from the coding sequence ATGGCAACTACTAACGTGTATTCGACGAGCGGATCGGTAGCAGGAACCGTCGAAGTCCCCGCGGTCTTCGGCACCCCCTACAGGCCCGACATAATCAAGAAGGCAGTCCTCGCTGCCGCAGCCAACAAGAGGCAGCCCTACGGTCCCGCAGCCGGATCCGGAATGAGGCACTCCGTCAGCACCTGGGGAAAGGGCCGCGGTGTCGCGCGCGTCCAGAGGGTCCACGACGGAAGGAAAGCCACCGAGTCCCCCAACAACGTCTCCGGAAGGAGGGCGCACCCCCCCATGCCCGAGAGGGACTGGTCCCAGAAAGTCAACAAGAAAGAGCTCGGGATCGCGCGCAGGTCTGCCGTCGCCGCTACCGGATGCGCGGATTGCGTCAGGGCCCGCGGACACAAGTTCGACGACGCCGTGACCTTCCCGATAGTTATCGATGACGCCCTCAGCGACATCAAGACCACTTCCGAAGTCGTCGATCTCTTCGATAAGATCGGCATCGGCTACGACCTTGACCGCGCCAAGAACGGCCGCAAGATCCGCGCCGGCAGAGGAACCATGAGGAACAGGAAATACCGCACCCCCGTGTCTGTCCTCGTCGTCGTCAAGGACGATGAGAGGGCTTCGCCCATATTCAAGAGCGCGGCCAACATCCCCGGTGTCACCATCGAGGAAGTCAAGACCCTCAACACCAGCATCCTCGCCCCCGGCGGAGCGGCTGGAAGGCTCACGGTATACACCAAATCCGCTTTCGATGTTCTTGGAGGCTGGACAGAATGA
- a CDS encoding 50S ribosomal protein L23, producing MKQSDILIRPYYTEKAMNHKDANKIEFIVHRNAEKPAIKAAVEARFEVKVEKVWVRIQKDGKHAIIKLADGYSAEEVGSRVGVMY from the coding sequence ATGAAGCAGAGCGACATACTCATCCGCCCTTACTACACAGAGAAGGCGATGAACCACAAGGATGCCAACAAGATCGAATTCATCGTCCACAGGAACGCCGAGAAGCCCGCCATCAAGGCCGCAGTAGAAGCCCGCTTCGAAGTCAAGGTCGAGAAGGTCTGGGTCAGAATCCAGAAGGACGGAAAGCACGCCATAATCAAGCTCGCGGACGGCTACTCTGCTGAGGAAGTCGGCTCGAGAGTCGGAGTCATGTACTGA
- the rpl2p gene encoding 50S ribosomal protein L2 (one of the primary rRNA-binding proteins; required for association of the 30S and 50S subunits to form the 70S ribosome, for tRNA binding and peptide bond formation): protein MGKRLIPQRRGRGTSLYRSPSHRHVADVRLPAVSEGTAVIKDLIQAPGRTCPLAVIDINGRTDYQLAVEGTKVGQTIVIGGTQVVAGNITVLAKIPEGTLVNNIEGRPGDGGKYAKTAGSSGTVVSRGDKVMVLMPSGIIKEFSPNCRAVIGVVAGGGRGDKPMAKAGKNVLTLRSRSTAPFKTKGVAMNPVDHPHGGGSHAHVGGPNCQKRTASTGQKVGFLPPKKKVKK from the coding sequence ATGGGAAAAAGATTGATCCCGCAGAGAAGGGGCCGCGGAACCTCGCTGTACCGCTCGCCCAGCCACAGGCATGTCGCCGACGTGAGGCTTCCCGCCGTCTCGGAGGGAACCGCAGTCATCAAGGACCTCATCCAGGCTCCCGGAAGGACTTGCCCTCTGGCAGTCATAGACATCAACGGAAGGACCGACTACCAGCTCGCCGTCGAAGGCACGAAGGTCGGACAGACCATCGTCATCGGCGGAACCCAAGTGGTGGCCGGAAACATCACCGTGCTCGCCAAGATCCCTGAGGGAACCCTCGTCAACAACATCGAGGGCAGGCCCGGGGACGGAGGCAAATACGCGAAGACCGCAGGCTCATCCGGAACCGTCGTCTCCAGGGGAGACAAAGTCATGGTTCTGATGCCTTCGGGAATAATCAAGGAGTTCAGCCCCAACTGCCGCGCCGTCATCGGCGTCGTAGCAGGAGGAGGAAGGGGAGACAAGCCCATGGCAAAGGCCGGGAAGAACGTTCTGACCCTCAGGTCCAGATCCACCGCCCCGTTCAAGACCAAGGGAGTCGCGATGAACCCTGTGGACCACCCCCACGGCGGAGGAAGCCACGCCCACGTCGGAGGGCCGAACTGCCAGAAGAGAACCGCATCGACCGGACAGAAGGTAGGATTCCTGCCTCCTAAGAAGAAAGTTAAGAAGTGA
- a CDS encoding 30S ribosomal protein S19, translating to MGKKIIAGSAKASRRKSRKKASAIQARRKKEFLYRGMNMEALLALPFDELLGILPARSRRTYLRGLNYEQQLLFDKLTAAEPGSVVRTHRRDLPIIPQFVGKTVSIYNGKEFKEVEIKPEMIGCFIGEFAVTRKAPQHSGPGVGATRSSKFMPLK from the coding sequence ATGGGAAAGAAGATTATTGCAGGATCGGCAAAAGCCTCGAGGAGGAAGTCCAGGAAGAAGGCATCGGCAATCCAGGCGAGGAGGAAGAAAGAGTTCCTCTATCGCGGGATGAACATGGAGGCTCTTCTCGCTCTGCCTTTCGACGAGCTCCTCGGAATCCTCCCCGCAAGGTCCAGGAGAACCTACCTCCGCGGCCTGAACTACGAGCAGCAGCTGCTGTTCGACAAGCTCACCGCGGCTGAGCCCGGATCCGTCGTCAGGACCCACCGCAGGGATCTGCCGATCATTCCTCAGTTCGTTGGCAAGACCGTCAGCATCTACAACGGAAAGGAATTCAAAGAAGTAGAGATCAAACCCGAGATGATAGGGTGCTTCATCGGCGAGTTCGCCGTGACCAGGAAAGCCCCGCAGCACTCCGGACCCGGAGTCGGTGCTACCAGGTCTTCGAAGTTCATGCCGCTCAAGTGA
- a CDS encoding 50S ribosomal protein L22: protein MVSGYTAIADPDVSAKALGKEMPISPKFAREVAGMIRGMKLETARKALEDVIDKKRPVPLKRYNKRVSHKAGVGPGRYPVKVATYMLRVLNSAASNAEFKGLDVSNLAISTITVSRGATIPGHMPRAHGRATPWNQETVNLEIILQEIQEAE, encoded by the coding sequence ATGGTTTCAGGATACACAGCAATAGCAGATCCCGATGTCTCCGCCAAAGCCCTTGGCAAGGAGATGCCCATCTCCCCCAAGTTCGCGCGCGAAGTAGCGGGAATGATCCGCGGAATGAAGCTGGAGACCGCCAGGAAAGCTCTGGAGGACGTCATCGACAAGAAGAGGCCCGTCCCCCTCAAGAGATACAACAAGCGCGTCTCCCACAAAGCAGGCGTCGGACCCGGAAGATACCCGGTGAAAGTCGCCACGTACATGCTCAGGGTCCTCAACAGCGCCGCTTCCAACGCGGAGTTCAAGGGCCTTGACGTGTCGAATCTGGCGATCTCCACGATCACCGTCTCCAGAGGGGCTACCATCCCCGGGCACATGCCCAGGGCCCATGGGCGCGCCACCCCCTGGAACCAGGAGACCGTGAACCTTGAGATCATACTCCAGGAAATCCAGGAGGCCGAATGA
- a CDS encoding 30S ribosomal protein S3 has protein sequence MASERKFVAENVRRVLLKEYLMKEVSRAGFGGLEVLRTPMGTRVILTTERPGLVIGRRGQTIKNLTSVIEDRFGFENPQIEVQEVKDASLNAQIMAEKLAFSLERGWHFRRAGHSTVRRIMEAGARGCHIILAGKLTGQRHRTEKFKEGYIKFCGEPKAQFIHHGYAVAKLKMGVIGVTVEIMDKDTVLPADITVVNKTTAASMFPDLFAAPAEVPAPAMDVAETEEAQRWHRSKPQTSGI, from the coding sequence ATGGCATCAGAGAGAAAATTCGTCGCCGAGAACGTACGCAGGGTCCTGCTGAAGGAGTACCTCATGAAAGAGGTCAGCCGCGCGGGATTCGGGGGGCTCGAAGTGCTGAGGACCCCCATGGGAACCCGCGTCATCCTCACCACTGAGAGGCCTGGCCTCGTCATAGGAAGGCGCGGACAGACCATCAAGAACCTGACCTCCGTCATCGAGGACCGCTTCGGATTCGAGAATCCCCAGATCGAAGTCCAGGAAGTCAAGGACGCCAGTCTCAACGCCCAGATCATGGCAGAGAAGCTTGCCTTCTCCCTCGAGAGGGGATGGCACTTCCGCAGAGCCGGCCACTCCACCGTCCGCAGGATCATGGAGGCCGGAGCCCGCGGATGCCACATCATCCTCGCCGGAAAGCTCACCGGCCAGAGGCACAGAACCGAGAAATTCAAGGAAGGCTACATCAAGTTCTGCGGAGAGCCCAAAGCCCAGTTCATCCACCACGGATACGCCGTCGCCAAGCTCAAAATGGGTGTCATCGGCGTCACCGTGGAGATCATGGACAAGGACACGGTCCTTCCCGCAGACATCACAGTGGTCAACAAGACTACCGCCGCTTCGATGTTCCCCGACCTGTTCGCGGCCCCCGCGGAGGTTCCCGCCCCCGCAATGGACGTCGCAGAGACCGAGGAGGCACAGCGATGGCATCGATCAAAACCGCAGACATCAGGAATATGA
- the rpmC gene encoding 50S ribosomal protein L29: MASIKTADIRNMSAEERNQKLKELRDELMHERGTTASGGAPSSPGAIRALRLNIARILTVQKEEDEI; this comes from the coding sequence ATGGCATCGATCAAAACCGCAGACATCAGGAATATGAGCGCCGAGGAGCGCAACCAGAAACTCAAAGAGCTCCGCGACGAACTCATGCACGAGAGAGGCACCACCGCATCCGGAGGAGCCCCTTCGAGCCCCGGCGCAATCCGCGCCCTCAGGCTCAACATCGCGCGCATCCTGACCGTCCAGAAGGAGGAGGACGAAATCTGA
- the yciH gene encoding stress response translation initiation inhibitor YciH, whose amino-acid sequence MTEICPVCGLPKELCMCEEIAREQQTVRISIDSRRYGKTVTVIDGIDENDIDIVDLAKQLKNRCAAGGTCKDGRIELQGDHKRKVKSVLEEMGFRTEVR is encoded by the coding sequence ATGACTGAGATCTGCCCGGTATGTGGATTGCCCAAAGAGCTGTGCATGTGCGAGGAGATCGCGCGTGAGCAGCAGACCGTAAGGATTTCGATAGACAGCCGCAGATACGGCAAAACCGTGACCGTCATCGACGGGATCGACGAGAACGACATCGACATCGTCGATCTCGCCAAGCAGCTGAAGAACAGATGCGCCGCCGGCGGAACATGCAAAGACGGCCGCATCGAGCTCCAGGGGGACCACAAACGCAAAGTGAAGTCCGTCCTGGAGGAAATGGGATTCCGCACAGAGGTAAGATGA
- a CDS encoding ribonuclease P protein subunit, protein MNESYFMRTELIGLDVEVLSAPFSGISGRVVDETKRTLTIESDGTERMVPKPGNEFRFAYEGRTIDIIGSEIMHRPEDRIKKVR, encoded by the coding sequence ATGAACGAATCCTACTTCATGAGAACTGAGCTCATAGGTCTGGACGTGGAAGTGCTGTCTGCGCCATTCTCGGGAATATCCGGGAGGGTGGTCGACGAAACCAAACGCACGTTAACCATCGAATCGGACGGAACTGAGAGAATGGTACCCAAGCCAGGCAACGAGTTCAGGTTCGCATATGAAGGCAGAACCATCGACATCATCGGATCAGAGATAATGCACCGGCCAGAGGACAGAATCAAAAAGGTTAGGTGA
- a CDS encoding 30S ribosomal protein S17: MAAEVRDIGFDVAPPSMECNDPNCPFHGSLSVRGQTIDGIVATVKMNRTVVVERNYLRYVKKYERYEKRSSRYSAHAPECLALKAGDRVTIAECRPLSKTVSFVVIEKRE; this comes from the coding sequence ATGGCAGCAGAAGTTAGAGACATCGGATTCGACGTCGCCCCTCCCTCCATGGAGTGCAATGACCCCAACTGTCCGTTCCACGGCAGCCTTTCGGTCAGGGGACAGACGATCGACGGGATAGTCGCCACCGTCAAAATGAACAGGACGGTCGTAGTGGAGCGCAACTATCTCAGATATGTGAAGAAGTACGAGAGATACGAGAAAAGGAGCAGCAGGTACTCCGCCCATGCCCCCGAATGCCTCGCCCTCAAAGCAGGCGACAGGGTCACCATCGCGGAATGCCGCCCGCTCTCCAAGACCGTGTCCTTCGTGGTCATCGAGAAGAGGGAGTGA
- a CDS encoding 50S ribosomal protein L14, with translation MKGIAGNQTRGLQNGSRLDVIDNTGAKVIEIITVPKYHGVARRVPSAGVGDLVIASVKKGTPQMRRQIVFAVIVRQRRPMRRPDGTIVFFEDNAAVITTETGETKGTDIKGPVAREAADRWPRISATASTII, from the coding sequence ATGAAGGGAATTGCTGGAAACCAGACAAGAGGACTTCAGAACGGATCCCGCCTCGACGTCATAGACAACACCGGAGCGAAGGTCATCGAGATCATCACCGTCCCCAAGTACCATGGGGTCGCCAGGAGAGTCCCCTCCGCAGGAGTGGGAGACCTCGTCATCGCATCCGTCAAGAAAGGAACCCCCCAGATGAGGAGGCAGATCGTATTCGCGGTCATCGTCCGCCAGAGGCGCCCCATGAGGAGGCCCGACGGAACCATAGTGTTCTTCGAGGACAACGCCGCGGTCATCACCACCGAGACCGGGGAGACCAAAGGGACAGACATCAAAGGCCCCGTCGCAAGGGAAGCCGCCGACAGGTGGCCCCGCATATCCGCGACCGCGAGCACGATCATCTGA
- a CDS encoding 50S ribosomal protein L24, whose product MVSSKARKQRKNQANAPLHVKRKMLSAHLSDSLRSKYGVRSARVCKGDTVIIVRGNEDIRNIEGKVVEVNTKTGRVAIEGITIKQADGTETERYIHASNLTIVKLNDSDPWRVEALSRGKEAKQ is encoded by the coding sequence ATGGTCAGCAGCAAAGCAAGGAAGCAGAGGAAGAACCAGGCGAACGCCCCTCTGCACGTTAAGAGGAAGATGCTTTCCGCGCACCTCAGCGACAGCCTCCGCAGCAAATACGGAGTCCGCTCCGCCAGGGTCTGCAAAGGCGATACCGTGATCATCGTCCGCGGAAACGAAGACATCAGGAACATCGAAGGCAAGGTCGTCGAGGTCAACACCAAGACCGGCCGCGTCGCTATCGAAGGAATCACCATCAAACAGGCGGACGGAACCGAAACCGAACGCTACATCCACGCGTCCAACCTCACCATCGTCAAACTGAACGATTCGGACCCGTGGAGGGTGGAGGCTCTTTCCAGAGGAAAGGAGGCTAAACAATGA
- a CDS encoding 30S ribosomal protein S4e has protein sequence MSDHMKRLAAPRTWPLKRKVSVWVAKQSAGAHSIEDSMPAVTVLRDMCKVCDTAKEAKKIIGNRDLIVNGRPVKNPKAPVGFMDVIRIPKMDLVYRMLLTDKGKLTLVPIGEDEAGWEICKIENKTIVKGGKVQLNLSGGRNILVAENAYKCGDSLKVAFDGQKILEHYPFASGSTVLIKEGSHSGNVKTVKEVKVLRGSGANTVVFSDGTETVVGNCIVIGGSAPAIKLPEASA, from the coding sequence ATGAGCGATCACATGAAGAGGCTGGCGGCGCCCAGGACCTGGCCCCTCAAGAGGAAAGTCAGCGTCTGGGTTGCCAAGCAGTCCGCGGGAGCCCACTCCATCGAGGACTCCATGCCCGCAGTGACCGTCCTCAGGGACATGTGCAAAGTCTGCGACACCGCCAAGGAAGCCAAGAAGATCATCGGGAACCGCGACCTCATCGTCAACGGCAGACCCGTGAAGAACCCCAAGGCTCCGGTCGGATTCATGGACGTCATCCGCATCCCCAAGATGGACCTCGTCTACCGCATGCTCCTCACCGACAAAGGCAAGCTCACCCTCGTCCCCATCGGAGAGGATGAAGCCGGGTGGGAGATCTGCAAGATCGAGAACAAGACCATTGTGAAGGGCGGGAAAGTCCAGCTTAACCTGAGCGGCGGAAGGAACATCCTCGTCGCCGAGAACGCGTACAAGTGCGGAGACTCCCTCAAGGTCGCTTTCGACGGCCAGAAGATCCTCGAGCACTACCCCTTCGCGTCGGGAAGCACCGTCCTCATCAAGGAAGGTTCCCACAGCGGTAACGTCAAGACCGTCAAGGAAGTCAAAGTTCTCCGCGGATCCGGGGCCAACACCGTCGTATTCAGCGATGGCACCGAGACCGTCGTAGGGAACTGCATCGTGATCGGCGGATCCGCTCCCGCCATCAAACTCCCGGAGGCATCCGCATGA
- a CDS encoding 50S ribosomal protein L5, translating into MNAMRELRVDKVVVNIGVGEAGERLVKAEKVLEMVTGHKPVETISKTVNRDLGIRVGMPLGCKVTLRGEDAEDFVKRALVIREMRVHDYSFDQEGNMSFGISDYTDFDGMKYDPEVGIFGMDISVVLRRAGNRITQRSLLRRRIPKSHRVDRDEAIQFMKDKFEVQVIQ; encoded by the coding sequence ATGAATGCCATGAGGGAGCTCCGCGTCGACAAAGTCGTCGTCAACATAGGGGTCGGAGAGGCCGGAGAGAGGCTCGTGAAGGCTGAGAAAGTCCTCGAGATGGTCACCGGGCACAAGCCTGTGGAGACCATCTCCAAGACCGTCAACAGGGATCTCGGCATACGCGTCGGGATGCCCCTGGGATGCAAGGTCACCCTCAGGGGAGAGGACGCCGAGGACTTCGTGAAAAGGGCTCTCGTCATCCGCGAGATGCGCGTCCACGACTATTCCTTCGACCAGGAGGGCAACATGTCCTTCGGAATCTCCGATTACACGGATTTCGACGGCATGAAATACGACCCTGAGGTCGGAATCTTCGGAATGGACATAAGCGTCGTCCTGAGGAGAGCCGGGAACAGGATCACTCAGAGGTCTCTCCTGAGAAGGAGGATCCCCAAGAGCCACCGCGTCGACCGCGATGAAGCGATCCAGTTCATGAAAGACAAGTTCGAGGTTCAGGTGATTCAGTGA
- a CDS encoding 30S ribosomal protein S14: protein MKPKKQFGRSVGCTRCGRKRGVIRRYGIRMCRQCFRDMAPELGFKKYS from the coding sequence ATGAAGCCTAAGAAGCAGTTCGGAAGGTCTGTCGGCTGCACCCGCTGCGGACGCAAGAGAGGGGTCATCAGGCGCTACGGCATCCGCATGTGCCGCCAGTGCTTCAGAGACATGGCTCCCGAACTCGGATTCAAGAAGTATTCCTGA
- a CDS encoding 30S ribosomal protein S8, with amino-acid sequence MQCDPLNDAMCVIKNAALNGKSECVIQPSSKLIGRVLKVMQDHGYITQFEYVEDGKAGKFRVMLDGAINNCGVIKPRYSVSVTDVERFEARFLPAQDFGLLILTTTAGVITQSRAKELGIGGKLLAYVY; translated from the coding sequence ATGCAGTGCGACCCACTCAACGACGCAATGTGCGTCATCAAAAACGCAGCCCTCAACGGAAAGAGCGAGTGCGTCATCCAGCCATCCTCCAAACTGATCGGCCGTGTGCTGAAAGTTATGCAGGACCACGGATACATCACCCAGTTCGAGTACGTCGAGGACGGAAAAGCAGGCAAATTCCGCGTGATGCTCGACGGGGCCATCAACAACTGCGGCGTCATCAAGCCCAGGTACTCGGTCTCGGTCACGGATGTCGAGAGGTTCGAGGCGAGGTTCCTTCCCGCCCAGGACTTCGGGCTTCTGATCCTGACCACCACCGCGGGAGTGATCACCCAGAGCCGCGCCAAAGAGCTCGGAATCGGCGGGAAACTTCTCGCCTATGTATATTGA
- a CDS encoding 50S ribosomal protein L6, with protein MTIAGKIESTIAIPGGVSVQMDGGIMKVKGPRGELSRNFAHPGIDIAVDAEGVTVSCEYPRTKDKAMVGTYVAHVRNMIKGVTVGFTYHLKVVYNHFPMKIAVKGDRVEVTNYMGGKAPRYANIVAGCTVKINGTDITVEGNDIEACGQTSANLERATSRLGFDKRTFQDGIYIVQKSHKVKE; from the coding sequence ATGACAATAGCAGGGAAAATCGAAAGCACCATCGCTATCCCCGGTGGGGTGTCCGTCCAGATGGACGGAGGCATCATGAAGGTCAAAGGACCTAGGGGTGAACTTAGCAGAAACTTCGCGCACCCTGGAATAGATATTGCCGTTGACGCGGAAGGGGTCACAGTCAGCTGTGAATACCCCAGAACCAAAGACAAGGCAATGGTCGGAACCTATGTTGCGCACGTGAGGAACATGATCAAGGGCGTGACCGTAGGCTTCACCTACCATCTGAAAGTGGTCTACAACCACTTCCCGATGAAGATCGCAGTCAAAGGCGACCGCGTCGAAGTCACCAACTACATGGGAGGCAAAGCTCCCCGCTACGCAAACATCGTGGCCGGATGCACGGTCAAGATCAACGGAACCGACATAACTGTCGAGGGCAACGACATCGAGGCGTGCGGACAGACCTCCGCGAACCTCGAGAGGGCCACTTCCAGGCTCGGTTTCGACAAGAGAACGTTCCAGGACGGAATATATATCGTCCAGAAATCGCACAAGGTGAAAGAATGA
- a CDS encoding 50S ribosomal protein L32e, which produces MTVKALTELSGMTSENIKELESIGIKSVQDLKDAVNDDDKVKEIIKTLSGVGPKAVSGWKAQLEGAEAAEKPAEVVEAKERPYVVKAKPELSDETVEALAKRAAISGRRPAFKRQEWFRYSKLGEKWRKPKGIHSKMKRQLKRRPPMVDIGYRGPASVRGLHPSGFEEVIIYNVDGLEGIDPKKQAVRIGGTVGTKKRIAIEDRADELGIRVLNRMV; this is translated from the coding sequence ATGACCGTCAAAGCACTGACCGAGCTCAGCGGCATGACCTCCGAGAACATCAAGGAGCTTGAGTCCATCGGAATCAAGTCCGTTCAGGACCTCAAAGACGCCGTCAACGACGACGACAAGGTCAAGGAGATCATCAAGACGCTCTCCGGAGTCGGGCCCAAAGCCGTCTCCGGATGGAAAGCGCAGCTCGAAGGCGCAGAAGCAGCTGAGAAGCCCGCCGAGGTCGTCGAAGCCAAAGAGCGCCCGTACGTGGTGAAAGCCAAGCCCGAGCTCAGCGATGAGACCGTCGAAGCGCTCGCCAAGAGGGCGGCAATCTCCGGAAGGAGGCCCGCTTTCAAGAGGCAGGAGTGGTTCAGATACTCCAAGCTCGGCGAGAAATGGAGAAAGCCCAAGGGAATACACTCCAAGATGAAGAGGCAGCTCAAGAGGCGCCCCCCGATGGTCGACATCGGATACCGCGGCCCCGCCTCCGTCAGAGGGCTCCACCCCTCCGGATTCGAGGAGGTCATCATCTACAACGTGGACGGGCTCGAGGGAATCGACCCCAAGAAGCAGGCGGTCCGCATCGGCGGAACCGTCGGGACCAAGAAGAGGATCGCAATCGAGGACAGGGCCGACGAGCTTGGCATCAGGGTCCTCAACAGGATGGTGTGA
- a CDS encoding 50S ribosomal protein L19e produces MSDLKNQRRMAAAVLKCGQNRVWMNPDKLDEVEKCITRADIRTAAASGLIKAKPKKGTSKARTRYAKAQKASGKRKGPGSRKGTANARVRDKERWMATIRPIRKELKQLRADGKITPSVYRLYYRRAKGGLYKSRAHLKQHMTAAGHLKEEI; encoded by the coding sequence ATGTCAGACCTGAAGAACCAGAGAAGGATGGCAGCCGCAGTCCTGAAATGCGGCCAGAACAGGGTCTGGATGAACCCCGACAAGCTTGACGAGGTTGAGAAGTGCATCACCCGCGCGGACATCCGCACGGCAGCCGCTTCCGGGCTCATCAAAGCCAAGCCCAAGAAGGGAACTTCCAAAGCCAGGACCAGATACGCCAAGGCGCAGAAGGCCAGCGGAAAGAGGAAGGGACCCGGATCCAGGAAGGGAACCGCCAACGCCCGCGTCCGCGACAAGGAGCGCTGGATGGCCACGATCAGGCCCATACGCAAGGAGCTCAAGCAGCTCAGGGCGGACGGAAAGATCACTCCCTCCGTGTACAGGCTTTACTACAGGAGAGCCAAGGGAGGCCTCTACAAGTCCCGCGCCCACCTTAAGCAGCACATGACCGCCGCCGGACACCTTAAGGAGGAGATCTGA